A window of the Verminephrobacter eiseniae EF01-2 genome harbors these coding sequences:
- a CDS encoding Ig-like domain-containing protein, which produces MATTLTINEEVIKAGETAEVKFAFEPNTDYSLAIGSDGLIQGLTSTGGSVRNVIDRGVIYGRRVYTATFTPDANLDRTECSLVYDVAGTGNDATSATFIVDTRAPTLTGTPTISNPNLTRANQVSTITFAFSERIAQTSFTAQTSFTTADLTIPAGMGTLENLRTTDGGRSWQVDLRAPANLAANTEAKDLQIGINMAGITDVAGNPGTGNVNLVTYHIDNKPPSATIDVTLFPGTIDNGRLITITITFDEEVTGFTADNIDFSNVDVGARPGADQTGALNRSPDGRTYTITYPVASGIEDATNTVRLLNLHTIRDTAGNAVAVNPTSNNFEIDTRAPTVTVTMDKERLTAGETATVTFTFSETVPGFSDISIVMGGANGSLSNLRQTTADGRTWTATFTPTASLSNARSQISVNYEGIRDRYGNGGSGTSAAHNYTVDTAVFAIISATVNGRQLVLQYSDETALDPEQTHNAPNDAFVVLVDGVRNNVTGVLVDAAAKTITLTLANAVTWGQQVSVAYNDPSTGNDPQAVQEATTGNDAASFAAKPVTNLAPSPVAPATPGASGGSGGSGALDSDYDNVPNAQENQAPGLLRPDGSAGTDGDGNGDGIRDSEQVAVSSTRDQTLVAGSQDGKVIPGSNARITELVRSDAPTKLPKGMEMPLGLTQFRVGLSEGRSTESFSLYVDPATGATGYWVKNSAGTWVNLASEPYGGKVSSEGGRTRLDFQIQDGGQYDADGLADGNITALGAAAKMPLSIVGQSAQVESHGFWF; this is translated from the coding sequence ATGGCCACCACCCTCACCATCAACGAAGAAGTCATCAAAGCCGGCGAGACCGCCGAGGTCAAGTTTGCTTTCGAGCCCAATACCGACTACTCCCTCGCCATCGGAAGTGACGGTCTGATCCAGGGTCTGACCTCCACTGGCGGCTCCGTCCGCAACGTCATCGATCGTGGAGTCATCTACGGTCGCCGCGTCTATACCGCCACATTCACGCCTGACGCGAACCTGGACAGAACCGAGTGCAGCCTCGTCTACGACGTTGCTGGCACCGGCAATGACGCCACCAGCGCCACCTTCATCGTCGACACCCGGGCGCCCACTCTCACGGGCACCCCGACGATCAGCAACCCCAACCTGACCCGCGCCAACCAAGTAAGCACCATCACCTTTGCCTTCTCCGAGCGGATAGCTCAGACCTCCTTCACGGCTCAGACCTCCTTCACGACGGCTGACCTGACGATACCGGCGGGCATGGGCACGCTGGAGAACCTGCGCACCACCGACGGCGGCAGGTCTTGGCAGGTAGACCTGAGGGCGCCGGCCAACCTGGCGGCCAACACCGAAGCGAAGGACCTGCAGATCGGCATCAACATGGCCGGCATCACCGATGTCGCGGGCAACCCGGGCACAGGCAACGTCAACCTCGTCACCTACCACATCGACAACAAGCCGCCCAGCGCCACCATCGACGTTACGCTCTTCCCCGGCACGATCGACAACGGCAGACTGATCACCATTACCATCACCTTCGACGAGGAAGTCACCGGCTTTACGGCAGACAACATCGATTTCAGCAACGTCGATGTCGGTGCCCGTCCCGGCGCCGACCAGACAGGAGCGCTGAACCGCTCACCCGACGGCCGCACCTACACCATCACCTACCCGGTCGCTTCGGGCATCGAGGATGCCACCAACACCGTCCGCCTGCTCAACCTCCATACCATTCGTGACACCGCAGGCAACGCCGTAGCGGTCAACCCCACCAGCAACAACTTCGAGATCGACACCCGGGCGCCCACGGTCACGGTCACGATGGACAAAGAGCGCCTGACCGCTGGCGAAACCGCCACCGTCACGTTCACCTTCAGCGAGACCGTCCCCGGCTTCAGCGACATTTCCATCGTTATGGGTGGCGCCAACGGCTCTCTGAGCAACCTGAGGCAGACCACAGCCGACGGCAGAACCTGGACAGCCACCTTCACCCCCACGGCCAGCCTGTCCAACGCCCGCAGCCAGATCAGCGTGAATTACGAGGGCATCAGAGACCGCTACGGCAACGGCGGCAGTGGTACGAGCGCAGCCCACAACTACACCGTAGACACCGCCGTTTTTGCCATCATCAGCGCCACGGTGAACGGCAGGCAGTTGGTATTGCAGTACAGCGATGAAACCGCGCTGGACCCGGAGCAGACCCATAACGCGCCCAACGATGCGTTTGTGGTGCTGGTCGATGGCGTGCGCAACAACGTCACCGGCGTGCTCGTGGATGCAGCGGCCAAGACCATCACGCTGACGCTGGCCAACGCCGTGACCTGGGGCCAGCAGGTGAGCGTCGCCTACAACGATCCCAGCACCGGCAACGACCCGCAAGCGGTGCAGGAGGCCACCACCGGCAACGACGCGGCCAGTTTCGCGGCCAAGCCGGTGACCAACCTCGCCCCGTCCCCGGTCGCACCCGCCACACCGGGGGCGTCTGGAGGGTCTGGAGGGTCTGGGGCGCTGGACTCCGACTACGACAATGTGCCCAACGCCCAGGAAAACCAGGCCCCCGGCCTGCTGCGCCCCGATGGCTCGGCCGGCACGGATGGCGACGGCAACGGCGACGGTATCCGGGACAGTGAGCAGGTCGCCGTCAGTTCGACCCGCGACCAGACCCTGGTGGCCGGCAGCCAGGACGGCAAGGTGATCCCCGGCAGCAACGCGCGCATTACCGAACTGGTGCGCAGCGATGCCCCGACCAAGCTGCCCAAGGGCATGGAAATGCCGCTCGGTCTGACGCAATTCAGGGTCGGCCTGTCCGAAGGCCGCAGCACCGAGAGCTTCAGCCTGTATGTGGACCCGGCCACCGGCGCCACCGGCTACTGGGTCAAGAACAGCGCCGGCACCTGGGTGAACCTGGCCAGCGAACCCTACGGCGGCAAGGTGAGCAGCGAAGGCGGGCGCACGCGGCTGGACTTTCAGATTCAGGACGGCGGCCAGTACGACGCCGACGGACTGGCCGATGGCAACATCACCGCCCTTGGCGCCGCAGCGAAAATGCCGCTGTCCATCGTCGGGCAGTCGGCCCAGGTCGAGTCGCATGGCTTTTGGTTCTAA